A stretch of Arachis hypogaea cultivar Tifrunner chromosome 15, arahy.Tifrunner.gnm2.J5K5, whole genome shotgun sequence DNA encodes these proteins:
- the LOC112750695 gene encoding probable alpha,alpha-trehalose-phosphate synthase [UDP-forming] 9, with the protein MVARSYTNLLDLASGNILNTPQTPRALPRVMTVPGVISDVESKQSSEDSFQSEQRQKIIIVSSFLPLDAKKDKSSGKWSFSYDKDSIFWQLKDGLPPEVDVVYVGSLTVDVDASEQEQVSNQLLEEFKCVPTFLPSEIEDQFYNGFCKQHLWPLFHYMLPMYPGYSNRFDRTLWQAYVSANKIFANKVTEVINPDIDYVWVHDYQLMVLPTFLRKRYSRIKLGFFLHSPFPTSEIYRTLPVRGEILKALLNADLIGFHTFDYARHFLSCCSRMLGLEYESKRGYIGLEYLGRTIYVKILPAGIHMGRLQSVLDHTSSTTKAREIYEQFKGKQLIVGVDDMDIFKGISLKLLALEQLLEEYPTLRGKLVMVQILNPLRGSSKDIEDAKEEAYITANRINQTFGFQGYEPVIIIDRHVPFYEKAAYYAMAECCIVNALRDGMNLVPYKYIVCRQGSPKMDEALEIDHDSERTSALVVSEFIGCSPSLSGAIRVNPWDISAVADALYSAVTMSNAEKILRHEKHYRYVSSHDVAYWAKSFEQDLVMSCKDHRSKNHWGLGFGLNYRVLSLSPNFRKLSDGHIVSAYKRTSHRAIFLDYDGTVVPQSSIDKSPSPQVISVLNDLCSDPKNTVFIVSGRGKSSLGDWFDQCKNLGIAAEHGYFIRWGNKSSWEMSHISTDFAWKKIAEPVMRSYTEATDGSYIETKESALVWHYYDADPNFGSWQAMELLDHLESVLANEPVVVKKGQHIVEVMHQGITKGLVAQDVLSKLASAGKSPDFVLCIGDDRSDENMFEAILTKSYNANTSAAPEIFACTVGQKPSKARYYLDDTAEVTMLLEALSTASEPLTAFSAEAPPQNEKSCFENIGHVPDLV; encoded by the exons ATGGTGGCAAGATCATACACCAATTTGTTGGACTTAGCGTCAGGGAATATTTTAAACACccctcaaactccaagagcactTCCGCGAGTTATGACTGTTCCCGGAGTTATCTCTGACGTAGAAAGCAAGCAAAGCAGTGAGGATTCTTTCCAGTCGGAACAGCGTCAGAAGATAATTATTGTATCAAGTTTTCTTCCTCTTGATGCTAAGAAGGATAAGTCTTCTGGAAAATGGAGTTTCAGTTATGACAAGGACTCAATTTTTTGGCAGTTAAAAGATGGTCTCCCTCCTGAAGTTGATGTTGTTTATGTGGGATCTCTGACGGTTGATGTTGATGCTAGTGAGCAAGAGCAAGTTTCTAATCAGTTGCTGGAGGAATTCAAGTGTGTGCCTACTTTTCTTCCTTCCGAAATCGAGGATCAGTTCTATAATGGATTCTGCAAGCAACATTTATGGCCTCTATTCCATTACATGCTGCCAATGTATCCAGGTTATAGCAATCGCTTCGATAGGACACTGTGGCAGGCTTATGTTTCTGCCAATAAGATATTTGCAAATAAAGTCACAGAGGTAATTAACCCGGACATAGATTATGTTTGGGTTCATGATTACCAATTAATGGTTCTTCCAACATTCCTGCGAAAGCGTTACAGCAGGATCAAGCTTGGTTTCTTCTTGCATAGTCCCTTTCCTACATCCGAGATATATCGAACTCTGCCGGTCAGAGGTGAAATTTTGAAAGCTCTGCTAAATGCAGATTTAATTGGTTTTCACACATTTGATTATGCTCGCCATTTTCTCTCCTGCTGCAGTCGAATGCTTGGCTTGGAATACGAGTCCAAGAGGGGCTACATTGGGCTCGAGTACTTGGGCCGAACAATATACGTCAAAATATTACCTGCTGGGATTCATATGGGAAGACTTCAATCTGTCTTAGACCATACTTCTTCTACTACCAAAGCAAGAGAAATCTATGAACAATTCAAGGGGAAACAACTTATTGTTGGTGTTGATGATATGGACATATTTAAAGGTATAAGTTTAAAGCTCTTGGCCCTTGAACAACTCCTGGAGGAATATCCGACACTTCGTGGCAAATTGGTCATGGTCCAAATCTTGAATCCACTGAGGGGTTCTAGCAAGGATATTGAGGATGCAAAGGAGGAGGCATACATCACTGCTAACAGGATAAATCAAACTTTTGGTTTTCAAGGTTATGAACCTGTCATCATCATCGATCGCCATGTTCCTTTCTATGAGAAGGCAGCCTATTATGCTATGGCAGAATGTTGCATTGTGAATGCGTTGCGCGACGGAATGAACTTGGTTCCGTACAAGTACATTGTCTGCAGGCAGGGAAGTCCTAAAATGGATGAAGCTTTAGAAATCGACCATGATTCTGAGAGGACGAGTGCACTTGTTGTTTCTGAGTTTATAGGTTGCTCCCCATCTCTCAGTGGAGCAATCAGGGTGAATCCATGGGACATTAGTGCTGTAGCTGATGCTCTATATTCGGCTGTTACAATGTCTAATGCAGAGAAAATTTTGCGGCATGAGAAGCACTATAGATATGTTAGTTCTCATGATGTGGCTTACTGGGCtaaaagttttgaacaagatctTGTGATGTCATGCAAGGATCACCGTAGTAAGAACCATTGGGGCCTCGGCTTCGGCCTGAATTATCGAGTCTTGTCCCTCTCTCCCAATTTCAGGAAGCTTTCGGATGGCCACATTGTCTCTGCATATAAACGTACAAGTCACAGGGCAATCTTTTTGGATTATGATGGCACAGTTGTACCTCAATCTTCCATTGATAAATCACCCAGCCCTCAGGTTATATCGGTGCTGAATGATCTTTGCAGTGATCCTAAGAATACAGTGTTTATTGTCAGTGGCCGCGGGAAATCCTCATTGGGTGATTGGTTTGATCAATGCAAGAATCTTGGTATCGCAGCTGAACATGGCTATTTTATCAG GTGGGGTAACAAGTCAAGCTGGGAAATGAGCCACATAAGCACAGATTTTGCTTGGAAAAAGATTGCTGAACCTGTGATGAGGTCGTATACCGAAGCCACTGATGGCTCGTATATAGAGACCAAAGAGAGTGCCTTGGTGTGGCATTACTATGATGCCGACCCGAATTTTGGATCTTGGCAAGCCATGGAGCTTTTGGATCACCTGGAGAGTGTTCTTGCAAATGAGCCTGTGGTTGTTAAGAAGGGACAGCATATTGTTGAAGTCATGCATCAG GGAATTACAAAAGGGCTAGTTGCACAAGACGTGCTGTCTAAGCTAGCCAGTGCTGGAAAATCCCCAGATTTTGTGCTGTGCATTGGGGATGACAGATCCGACGAGAACATGTTTGAGGCCATATTAACCAAATCTTATAATGCAAACACCTCTGCAGCACCAGAAATCTTTGCATGTACCGTCGGGCAGAAACCAAGCAAGGCGAGGTACTACCTAGATGATACGGCCGAGGTGACGATGCTACTTGAAGCTCTTAGTACTGCTTCAGAGCCTCTAACAGCATTTTCTGCAGAAGCTCCTCCTCAAAATGAAAAATCTTGCTTTGAGAATATTGGTCACGTGCCTGATTTAGTGTGA